The Streptomyces cynarae genome contains a region encoding:
- a CDS encoding class F sortase, which yields MAPSQPTPPDRPRSAAPRRTAGRAMLWPAVAVGLGVLLIHNSLTGTPADPKPAAPPAVAVSPANLDPPVDAAPPVDAAPPAAVTPVAPGPDATASPQKQGLPRSAPKRIEIPQIGVDAPFTELSLGASGHLDPPPGNNTNLVGWYRGGASPGERGTSIVVGHVDTKTGPAVFVLLRTLKPGSKVDITRADGTVARFKVDSVETFSKAGFPDNRVYADAPTPQLRLITCGGDYNRSAHDYVANVVVFAHLASVKRPAA from the coding sequence ATGGCCCCCTCGCAGCCCACCCCACCGGATCGGCCGCGGAGCGCCGCGCCCCGCCGTACCGCCGGCCGAGCAATGCTGTGGCCGGCCGTGGCGGTCGGGCTGGGCGTTCTGCTCATCCACAACTCGCTGACCGGCACCCCGGCGGACCCCAAGCCGGCGGCCCCGCCCGCGGTCGCCGTCTCACCCGCCAATCTGGACCCTCCCGTGGACGCCGCTCCGCCCGTGGACGCCGCCCCGCCCGCGGCCGTCACCCCGGTGGCTCCGGGGCCGGACGCGACGGCGAGCCCTCAGAAGCAGGGGCTGCCGCGGTCGGCTCCGAAGCGGATCGAGATCCCGCAGATCGGGGTGGACGCGCCGTTCACGGAACTCTCCCTGGGGGCCTCCGGGCACCTGGACCCGCCGCCGGGCAACAACACCAACCTGGTCGGCTGGTACCGGGGCGGCGCCTCGCCGGGCGAGCGGGGCACGTCGATCGTGGTGGGGCATGTCGACACCAAGACCGGCCCGGCGGTTTTCGTACTGCTGCGCACCCTCAAACCGGGCAGCAAGGTGGACATCACCCGTGCGGACGGCACCGTCGCCAGGTTCAAGGTCGACTCGGTCGAGACCTTCAGCAAGGCCGGTTTCCCGGACAACCGGGTGTACGCCGACGCCCCGACCCCTCAGCTCCGGCTGATCACCTGCGGCGGCGACTACAACCGCAGCGCCCACGACTACGTGGCCAACGTGGTGGTCTTCGCCCATCTCGCCTCGGTCAAGCGCCCCGCGGCATGA
- a CDS encoding TerD family protein, which yields MVDADDDWPWRTSMGVALTKGGNVSLSKQAPGLTAVTVGVGWQAGTAYEPDAGALLCDRSGKVPSDEHFVFSGNPSSPDGTVRHFGSGGPAGGDDQQIHVDLLGVPGEVTKIVFLVWLYDVPARGRAFEDLGSAHIRVVDEDGGAELARYDLATAGLSAETALVFGELYRHGAEWKFRAVGQGYASGLAGIATDYGVNVPKESGSPAPPVTVPESAAKTGPSFPSAPTTAPQPQPQAVTAPPQPPGSSPVTCFFDPTHGPGMTTVTWSPQWGVPRQIQTCGGCAQRVQTTVPPFYTPPQQGYPQPVQQGYPQPVQQGYPQPVQQGYPQPAQQGYPQQGHPDQYVDHHQHGGGRRFGTGALIGAGAAGLIGGALLNEAFDDDEPEVVVNNYYEE from the coding sequence ATGGTGGACGCGGACGACGACTGGCCGTGGAGGACGTCGATGGGTGTGGCCCTGACCAAGGGCGGCAACGTGTCGCTGAGCAAGCAGGCCCCCGGCCTGACTGCCGTGACGGTGGGAGTGGGCTGGCAGGCGGGCACGGCCTACGAGCCGGATGCCGGCGCACTGCTGTGCGACCGGAGCGGCAAGGTGCCGTCAGACGAGCACTTCGTCTTCTCCGGCAACCCGAGCAGCCCGGACGGTACGGTCCGCCACTTCGGCAGCGGCGGCCCGGCCGGCGGGGACGACCAGCAGATCCACGTCGACCTCCTGGGAGTCCCGGGTGAGGTCACGAAGATCGTCTTTTTGGTGTGGCTCTACGACGTCCCGGCCCGCGGCCGGGCCTTCGAGGACCTCGGCAGCGCCCATATCCGGGTCGTCGACGAGGACGGCGGCGCCGAACTGGCCCGCTACGACCTCGCGACCGCCGGTCTGTCCGCAGAAACCGCCCTGGTCTTCGGCGAGTTGTACCGGCACGGCGCGGAGTGGAAGTTCCGCGCCGTCGGCCAGGGCTACGCCTCCGGACTGGCGGGCATCGCCACCGACTACGGCGTGAACGTGCCGAAGGAGAGCGGGAGCCCGGCGCCACCCGTCACCGTCCCGGAGTCCGCGGCGAAGACCGGTCCGTCGTTTCCGTCCGCCCCCACCACCGCCCCGCAGCCGCAGCCGCAGGCGGTCACCGCGCCGCCGCAACCCCCAGGGAGTTCCCCCGTGACGTGCTTCTTCGACCCGACCCACGGCCCCGGCATGACCACGGTGACCTGGTCGCCGCAGTGGGGCGTGCCCCGGCAGATCCAGACCTGCGGCGGCTGTGCGCAGCGCGTGCAGACGACGGTGCCGCCGTTCTACACCCCACCCCAGCAGGGCTACCCGCAGCCCGTTCAGCAGGGCTACCCGCAGCCCGTTCAGCAGGGCTACCCGCAGCCCGTGCAGCAGGGGTATCCGCAGCCCGCGCAGCAGGGTTACCCGCAGCAGGGCCATCCCGACCAGTACGTGGACCACCACCAGCACGGGGGCGGCCGCCGCTTCGGCACGGGGGCGCTCATCGGTGCGGGCGCTGCCGGACTGATCGGCGGTGCGCTGCTCAACGAGGCGTTCGATGACGACGAACCGGAGGTCGTGGTCAACAACTACTACGAGGAATGA
- a CDS encoding lytic transglycosylase domain-containing protein gives MAESRLRRKWLPVLVLAIALYVIVRAAGTPQSSAPPPAAASTPASTPSSASPSPGPSASKSTSAYDPADYAPQVRARARQAGVDARLLMAILYNEAYKPHDPALERAWQKYKPDASFGIADMHRATFDAVKQGRDFAGRRWEELPDDRDLAIESAAWYLHDLAAQLPATWPASYTKDDLLALGYNAGVGNMLAFARGATPGTQARSYLDRLHANWTKAGQAVGA, from the coding sequence ATGGCCGAGTCCCGGCTACGGCGCAAGTGGCTTCCCGTGCTGGTGCTGGCCATCGCCCTGTACGTCATCGTCCGTGCCGCCGGCACCCCGCAGTCCAGCGCGCCGCCCCCGGCCGCTGCGTCCACCCCCGCCTCCACCCCGTCCTCCGCCTCGCCCTCTCCGGGTCCGTCCGCGTCGAAGAGCACGTCGGCGTACGACCCGGCCGACTACGCCCCGCAGGTCCGGGCCCGGGCCCGCCAGGCGGGGGTCGACGCCCGGCTGCTGATGGCGATCCTCTACAACGAGGCCTACAAACCGCACGATCCGGCCCTGGAACGGGCCTGGCAGAAGTACAAGCCGGACGCCTCCTTCGGCATCGCCGACATGCACCGCGCCACCTTCGACGCGGTCAAACAGGGCCGGGACTTCGCCGGCCGTCGCTGGGAGGAACTGCCCGACGACCGGGACCTGGCCATCGAGTCCGCGGCCTGGTATCTGCACGATCTGGCCGCGCAACTGCCCGCCACCTGGCCCGCCTCCTACACCAAGGACGACCTGCTGGCCCTCGGCTACAACGCCGGCGTGGGCAACATGCTCGCCTTCGCGCGCGGAGCGACCCCGGGCACCCAGGCCCGCTCCTACCTCGACCGCCTGCACGCCAACTGGACGAAGGCAGGCCAGGCGGTCGGCGCGTAG
- a CDS encoding LCP family protein, with translation MPTSRQATPSRHRRGSEPPSHRGGAARRRKRGTLRIALAVALTVVVLGTAGLGWIYLKLNGDIDTFDAGGLSKTRPVAGASKGENVLVIGTDARTDGNSALGGGDSNDIGRSDTTFLLHIYADHRHAVAVSIPRDTLVTIPPCRLPDGTWTKAQPNTMFNAAYSVGETAKGNPACTQNTVESLTGLRVDHTVVVDFKGFAALTDAVGGVRVCVPQDVYQNDLNPNLSTRGALLFKKGVQTVSGQKALDYVRIRHGIGDGSDIGRIKRQQAFVAGLIKKVKSDGLTPANLLPLAEAATKSLTVDPGLGSANKLISFAMSLKDIDLHNTKFVTIPWRYVGERVAIVEPDASELWAGLRADRTIDGRNAAGTKGKAAASASPSPSADVSGAGIDVAVYNGTTTGGLASRAAATLTRHGFTVTGTANASSQDHATTLIEYGAGLKTRAETVARLFPGAQLEPLTGSGIDVVLGRTYATAAPSASPTPTALPSSVAADARSADADPCSDLSYG, from the coding sequence ATGCCGACGAGCCGCCAGGCCACCCCGTCCCGCCACCGCCGGGGGAGCGAGCCCCCGAGCCACCGCGGCGGTGCCGCACGGCGCCGCAAGCGGGGCACGCTGCGCATAGCCCTGGCCGTCGCGCTCACCGTCGTGGTACTCGGCACGGCCGGCCTGGGATGGATCTACCTCAAACTGAACGGCGACATCGACACCTTCGACGCCGGGGGGCTGTCCAAGACCCGCCCGGTGGCCGGGGCGTCGAAGGGCGAGAACGTCCTCGTCATCGGCACGGACGCGCGCACCGACGGCAACTCCGCGCTCGGCGGCGGCGACAGCAACGACATAGGCCGCTCCGACACCACCTTCCTGCTGCACATCTACGCCGACCACCGGCACGCCGTCGCCGTCTCGATCCCCCGCGACACACTGGTGACCATCCCGCCGTGCAGACTCCCGGACGGCACGTGGACCAAGGCGCAGCCGAACACGATGTTCAACGCGGCCTATTCGGTCGGGGAGACCGCCAAGGGCAACCCCGCCTGCACCCAGAACACCGTCGAGAGCCTCACCGGGCTGCGCGTCGACCACACGGTCGTCGTCGACTTCAAGGGCTTCGCGGCCCTGACGGACGCGGTCGGCGGGGTGCGGGTGTGCGTGCCGCAGGACGTGTACCAGAACGATCTGAACCCCAACCTCAGCACCCGGGGCGCGCTGTTGTTCAAGAAGGGCGTGCAGACCGTGTCGGGGCAGAAGGCCCTGGACTACGTGCGCATCCGGCACGGCATCGGGGACGGGTCGGACATAGGCCGGATCAAGCGTCAGCAGGCGTTCGTGGCCGGTCTCATCAAGAAGGTGAAGAGCGACGGGCTCACCCCGGCCAACCTGCTGCCGCTCGCCGAAGCCGCCACCAAGTCCTTGACCGTCGATCCCGGACTCGGCTCGGCGAACAAGCTGATCTCCTTCGCGATGTCGCTGAAGGACATCGACCTGCACAACACCAAGTTCGTCACCATCCCCTGGCGGTACGTCGGCGAGCGCGTGGCGATCGTCGAGCCGGACGCGTCGGAGCTGTGGGCCGGGCTCAGGGCGGACCGCACGATCGACGGCAGGAACGCCGCCGGCACGAAGGGCAAGGCCGCCGCCTCCGCCTCACCGAGCCCGAGCGCGGACGTCTCCGGGGCCGGTATCGACGTGGCGGTCTACAACGGCACCACCACCGGCGGCCTGGCCTCCCGCGCCGCGGCCACCCTGACCCGGCACGGCTTCACGGTCACCGGCACCGCCAACGCGAGCAGCCAGGACCACGCCACCACCCTCATCGAGTACGGCGCGGGCCTGAAGACCCGGGCCGAAACGGTCGCCCGGCTCTTCCCCGGCGCACAGCTGGAGCCCCTCACCGGCTCGGGCATCGACGTCGTCCTCGGCCGGACCTACGCCACCGCCGCCCCCTCGGCCTCCCCCACACCCACCGCCCTGCCCTCCTCGGTGGCGGCCGACGCCCGCTCCGCCGACGCCGACCCGTGCTCCGACCTCTCGTACGGGTGA
- the tatA gene encoding Sec-independent protein translocase subunit TatA — translation MLRNGLEPWHLLIVAIIIILLFGSRKLPDTARALGKSMRILKSEAKAMKEDGDTARSASAEPSAQRLIQAAPGETASARPVGESDAVN, via the coding sequence ATGCTCCGCAACGGCCTGGAACCCTGGCATCTGCTGATCGTGGCGATCATCATCATCCTGCTGTTCGGCTCCAGGAAGCTCCCGGACACCGCTCGCGCGCTGGGCAAGTCGATGCGCATCCTCAAGAGCGAGGCCAAGGCCATGAAGGAGGACGGCGACACCGCCCGGTCCGCCTCGGCCGAGCCGTCGGCGCAGCGCCTGATCCAGGCGGCCCCCGGGGAGACGGCCTCGGCCCGCCCTGTGGGGGAGAGCGACGCGGTCAACTGA
- a CDS encoding M48 family metalloprotease: MKIDVYIPLLLSLLLAALSPLVGRRVAPALAARVLTVSAVFTAAATVWSLALLAITLVGQVPPVAADAREDGHRLPDPVPEAIAVAAILTLAGVALRLYRAVRAERVTRRTLRALCAGQPPDTELVVAASPVPRAFAIPGSGGAPGRILVTSAMLSALEPAERRVLLAHERAHLTHRHALLSTAVALAAAADPLLAPVHTTVTFLVERWADERAADAVGDRGTTARALARAALSAGRRAPACALTFTDRAVTRRIAALQAGPPPHLWPLAATTLALGALPALGAADATGDLLRLLGHALV; this comes from the coding sequence ATGAAGATCGACGTCTACATCCCGCTCCTGCTGTCGCTGCTGCTGGCCGCCCTCAGCCCGCTGGTCGGCCGGCGAGTGGCGCCCGCGCTCGCGGCCCGGGTACTGACGGTCTCCGCCGTGTTCACCGCGGCCGCCACCGTCTGGTCGCTGGCGCTGCTCGCGATCACCCTGGTGGGCCAGGTGCCGCCGGTCGCCGCGGACGCCCGCGAGGACGGCCACCGACTGCCGGACCCGGTCCCGGAGGCGATCGCCGTCGCCGCGATCCTGACTCTCGCAGGGGTGGCCCTGCGCCTGTACCGGGCCGTCCGCGCGGAACGCGTGACGCGCCGCACGCTGCGGGCACTGTGCGCCGGGCAGCCACCGGACACGGAACTGGTCGTCGCCGCCTCACCCGTGCCGCGGGCGTTCGCCATCCCCGGCAGTGGCGGCGCGCCGGGCCGGATCCTGGTCACCTCGGCGATGCTGAGCGCGCTGGAACCGGCGGAGCGCCGGGTGCTGCTGGCGCACGAGCGGGCGCATCTGACCCACCGGCACGCGCTCCTGTCGACGGCCGTGGCGCTCGCCGCGGCGGCCGATCCCCTGCTGGCGCCCGTCCACACCACGGTGACGTTCCTGGTGGAGCGGTGGGCGGACGAGCGGGCGGCCGACGCGGTCGGGGACCGTGGCACCACGGCCCGTGCCCTGGCGCGCGCCGCGCTCAGCGCCGGGCGCCGCGCTCCGGCGTGCGCGTTGACCTTCACCGACCGCGCGGTCACCCGCCGCATCGCCGCCCTCCAGGCGGGCCCGCCCCCGCACCTGTGGCCGCTGGCCGCGACCACACTGGCGCTGGGTGCTCTGCCGGCGCTGGGGGCGGCGGACGCCACGGGGGATCTACTGCGACTGCTGGGGCACGCGCTGGTGTGA
- a CDS encoding BlaI/MecI/CopY family transcriptional regulator gives MAGRGSGGRAERRSSGELESEVLATLWATEEALTPAEIQAEIRGGLAYNTVHTILKRLYDKGLVLRDVDGRRGAYRPAKNAAELTAEAMHEALDRGPDPIATLQQFVSGLSPEEEQALRDLLGGRPLREGGGA, from the coding sequence ATGGCCGGCAGGGGCTCTGGGGGCAGGGCGGAACGACGCAGCAGCGGTGAGCTGGAGAGCGAGGTGCTCGCGACGCTGTGGGCCACCGAGGAGGCGCTCACCCCGGCCGAGATCCAGGCCGAGATTCGCGGAGGCCTCGCCTACAACACCGTGCACACCATCCTCAAACGGCTGTACGACAAGGGGCTGGTGCTGCGGGACGTGGACGGGCGGCGCGGCGCGTACCGTCCCGCGAAGAACGCGGCCGAACTGACCGCCGAGGCGATGCACGAGGCACTGGACCGCGGCCCGGACCCGATCGCCACGCTCCAGCAGTTCGTCTCCGGCCTCAGCCCCGAGGAGGAACAGGCGCTGCGCGACCTGCTCGGCGGGCGCCCCCTCCGCGAGGGTGGTGGCGCATGA